Genomic window (Zingiber officinale cultivar Zhangliang chromosome 2B, Zo_v1.1, whole genome shotgun sequence):
TGAGAGGCTCAACCAAATTCATGAAACTATAAATGGAAGCCTTCCACCAACGGCACCATTTCCAATGGGAAGGCCTATAAGATCTGAACATGGATCTCTGTCTTTAGAAGATAAGACTTCATCCACCTTTCAAGATTTAACTTCACTGACTTCAGAAAGCGAGAAACCACAAAGGAGGGCTCACTCAGTAATCATTAGGCCTAATGCCCTCTTGATTGAGTCTGTTGCATCTCATGATAAAAGCAAGGTACAAGATGATAAAGATCTTATCTCCATAGCAATTGCATGCTTTTGCCATTGTTTTTTCTTCTAAATTGATGGTTGCAATTGCAGAAGTTGCCTGATCTCATTCATGCCTCAGCTATGCCAAACCGTGATGAAAGAGGATCTTTTCTGGAGCAGATCAAGAACAAGGTCCACATTGCAATACAACTTTAAGCTAAATTTTAGATAGCTCTCTAAATTCAGTTCCCATGAGATTCTGAGTCTCTATGAATTTCAAATTTACCTCCATGAATTGATATCATAAAGTTTAAAGATAAATTTTGGGAGAGCAATTGCGACAAAAACTAAACATTAGTAGCCAAATTTCATGTTAAATTTAGTAGAATGCTTAAGAGTTACAATCACATTGTGGTCTTTCCTTCAACAGTCCTTCAGCCTGAAACCGACAGTAGCACCAACTATGAAGTTTAAGGGTGGTCCTCCTACAAATCTCAAGGTCATAGCCATTTTGGAGAAAGCAAATGCAATCCGCCAGGTTTGTCGTCTCTCTCCAATTCAAATCCATCATTAATCTGCTATCCCACATTtgttataaaaatatctttttttctttctttctttcttcctattTCCTATGCTAATTGCACCTTCACACAGGCATGTGCTGGAAGCGATGAggatgacgacgacgacgacgataaCTGGAGTGACTCTTGATAACCATTTACTTGAGAAAAACCATGTCAATCTTGCTCCTCAGGAAGAAATTTACAATCAGTTCTTACTGCCCTCCACCATTGGCAATAGCATCCAGATTTTTGAACTAAAAGTCAATTATATTCCACAAATTTTTGTTGGTGCAGAAAAGCTGATGTTGCATGTGAAAGAAGACCAAGATAACAGCAGATTGTAAAGCTCAAGGAGGTAAACTGGGCACGTTTCATACAAAATCAATGAAATTGCTCCAAGATAAGAGATCACATTATTGTAACCGCTTCTAGCTTGCGACTTACATTGCACAGAATTGATTCAATTATACTTTTCatatttctgtttattttttggGGGAGTTAAATGATGTAAAATTATAtaggttttcattttctattgtcATCTTTCTATGCTTGCAAATGAGAAATTTGAGATTTGATGGAAGAAATATTTAGGTCTATAGGAATTGTCACGCCCCGTGACCTAGGCGCGTGACATCGGCGTTGCTCACGAATATAAATACTCAAAAACAACAAGCCTCATAAAGTGCATACCAAAGCAGTAATACTATAATGAAAATATTGTCTTTACAATCCAAAAGTGAAAGTGTACAAATaaagataacatgaactaaaaggATGAATCACTTGGACACGACTTCATTACCAGCCCCAAAACATCTCTTGCTCCTCCTTCTCAACTTGTTCCTTGTCTTTATTTGGGGATGGGAGTAAGGGGAGTGAGTGCTTGGAAAAACACTCATAAGTGGGATCGATCGAACATAGCATGACAGAATACAAAATATAGCAAAATATTCGGAATTCATGATGAAGACATATTTCATGAAACATGACAGAAACATAACTTAATTGAAAACATATACTTTTAGCAAGACATTCAAAATTCATGACAAAaacataacttaattaaaaacataGCACTTAATTAAAAACATAGCACTGCTAATCATCTTGTTTTCCATGGTCTTACTGATcagtcccctatatgtaattACTCTAAGGAGTGAGGtcatatatcggttattattacccacctCATTAGGgtcataacttgtcatatcttatcatgttttcggaaatttccttttactgatcagtcccctatatgtaattcctctaaggggtgagagcatatatcgattattattacccaccgcatcagggtcatatatcggttattattacccaTCGCTTCAGGgtcataacttgtcatatcttatcatatttttggaaatttcctttaccatatctaacttgagtcataacagtgcatcttggaataaaaagaaatgaatttgcaatataaaataatgaaatgtaAACATATTCCGTAGCTACACTCAAAACGAAAAGCCCACTTACTTGGCCAGAAACTTCTTCGGTTTTGGACAGAAACTTTACGGAACTtgatacgatccgttaggtgctagcctcttggatcgacaaagatttggaagcactaccgatctcttccggtggaaggtcaacgaagaagaagttgacgagggagAAATCGATAGAAGGAATTTCCCTCTTGCATCTTTCCGAGGAtgactacttatagcctccaaggaatacggagagttaaggtctcaattaattcatcatttatggtcttcattaattaagaagatgaagagttacaggctccataaattcttcatttataaccttcattatgatgactcttcaaattcttcattaattatcattatgatgacttttcgaattctccattaatcatcatgattatggttattcgaattctctcttctttgtctcAAATAAATCCATGTTAAAAAGGCTAGATGAAAGGTTATTTATTCATTAAAAAGGTAGGTAAAAGACCACCATACCATTACAACTTAGCACATGAAACATAACTAGAATAAGTCCAAGTTACATAAAAGGATTAACACATGACTTATTATGTTATCAtgataaaaccaaaagaaacataGACATAAAATTTTAACATATGACTCACTAAGTCATCTCgatagaaataaagaaaaacatagatataactagaataaaaatttaaaacacataAAATTAATATGTGACTCATAAATTCTCATGATGAAGAGCATAGAAGAAACATATGAGTAACTAGACCTAATATTCGAAATTCCTAAGATCCAAATCTACAAAGTAATCATAAACTTGAGTTCAATTTTATGATATTAAGATTTTTAGGAGTTGAATGAATCTAACTTAACCTTTAAAGGTATATCCACTAGTGTTCATCATCATGTCCAAAATCGGGTCTTCACAGGAATCAATCTTATAAAGATATTTTTATGGCAAAATAACTGGATGAATTTATAAGTTCataatttttttctctatttattTCCTTTCTTTTGTAGATGAATAAAAGGAATTGGTTGAACCAACACACATGAGCCTCGATCATTAATGCATTGCATTATTGGCCCCCGGTGGCAATGCCATTGTTAGACTCTTCAGTGATAAATCAGACATTCATGTGTGTTTTCTCAATTTACTCAAGCGGTCGATGAGAAATTTTTGTGGAACTAAGCTACATAGTgttaactaaaaaaattaatgCATTGCATTAGCCCCACGGTAGTACATGTATGGATGATTATTTTAATAGATTTAATGAGTATAAAATACCTTATTAGATATCTAGTCTGAAAAATCATTGTGCTAAATAAATATCGCCATCGCCATGATTTATGGAGTTTTTGAAGTCTTCATAAAAGGACCGGCCATAAAATGCCGCTCCACCCTTTTCAATTAATGCATtgcattaaattattttaactagtTTTTGTTTTTTGGTATTTTAATGGCATATGTTTATTAATGAAGCATTAATTATATAAAAGGGAAAATGGTGTAGTACATCATAatacaaatataataataaataaataaataaataaatatatatataataaatatttattaatttatgtgATGAGATAAGGAACGATGTACTAAACATCTCATCAAATTTGTCGTATTCGCACGGGTCGCCTTGCCGCGCACGCAATTGCACTACTTTTCCATGATTCACAGTTCGGTTCCTATACTTTTTTAAATGCCAAAATCACCTTCAGAACTTTCTCCTCTCAAGAAACATTTCTTTCGTTTTGCTCCAACTTTTATCGAAATTTTACTTTGTCACTGTGTCAAATCACCCTTCCTAACTTTCATTTTGCtccaaatgttaaaaaaaatattagttaaaaatcaaaggaatatttttaatttttcattattaTTAGAAGAATATTCGAATgtcaaaatatataaaaaaattacactaatattaattaaaattattttaaatttattaaagcttTTCTAATATTAatcaaaactattttaacttaattaaaatgatcCGACGATaataatttttaagctaaaaCTTAATTTAGAGAGCTATCGAAAATCTTCTAAAGACATCGatccattttttttatatatatttttattcaaaatttctaaatattaatattaaaaaaataataatatatttgcAGAATTAAAATGGCCTCAAACTCTTCGTGGAAGCTTCGCGGTATCCTGCGTCAGCCGCCACCGGCTCCGGTCAAATGCACGTGTTTTGACCGGTTTCGTCTCTCTCGACGAAGCtaccctcctctctctctctctctctctctctctttctctctctctctagagCCCTTTAAATTCCAAAATTTCGCCCTCTTTTCTATTTTTGTTCCTCTTCGTCTCCGATGACTTCGTCCACCGGCAGTTTGGACGCCTCGGCTAACTCCACGTCTGCGTCGGCGTTCTCCTTCTCGCCGACCTACTCCTCCTTCACCGATCTTCTCGCTGGAGACGGCGGAGGCGTTCGGTCGACGGGCGGAGACTTCGGAGGAGTGCCCAAGTTTAAGTCGGCGCCGCCTCCCTCACTACCTATCTCCCGACCTCCGGTCTCTCCTTCTTCATACTTCTCCATCCCCGCTGGGCTCAGCCCCGCCGAACTCCTCGACTCCCCTgttcttctctcttcttctcaTGTAAGTCCACGATAAAATTGGTTCTTTTTTAGGTTAATTAACCCTAGCTATTCTAAACATGAACCCTGTTTTTGTTTTTCCATGATCGAGTTTATTTTACTCCAAGTTCGCCTAATTTGATCattttttatgatttaatttaggATATTATGATGCTGATATCTGCTCGATCCATACACATGTAGCACTTTAGTATGTGATTTTCTTAGGAGAAAATTAATGATCTGATTTATTGACACGGGGTTGCGATTTTGTTTTTGTGTTATTTTTCAAGTTTAGCAAGTTTATTTGTGGATAGAACACTGTCCGTGTGAGGATCAGCAGCAAAAGGGCTTCTATTTCTTAATTGTTTTTGTAAATTAGATGTTCTCCTTAATGATTGAGCTGAAGATCGCAATTTTTGTTGAACAGATCTTGCCATCTCCAACTACTGGGACTTTTCCAGCACAGGCTTTGAATTCCAGATTCTCCTTAGCTAATTCTCAATTTGGGAACAGACTTGAAAGCAGATCCTCCTCTGACTTCTCCTTCCATACCAACACAAATCCCCAAAGTTATCAGATACCTCCTTACCAGAATTCCTTGGCTGCAATTTCAGCGGTATCAATTCTTCCATCTTTTTActggattaaattaattatatgTCGAGCTTAAGTCGCTAAAAATCTTACTCTTAACTCTATTTCAATCAGGGCAAAAACTCTGAGCTATCTTCCATGAAACCCAGCATCAAAGTTGAAGCTGTAGCTCCAACTCAGGCAAACTCCCAGACCAGCAATGGCAGTACCGAAATCCAACCTTCCCTTCCCATTCAAAATCAGAGGAGGTTGGATGATGGATACAACTGGAGAAAGTATGGCCAGAAACAGGTCAAAGGAAGTGAAAATCCGAGGAGCTACTACAAGTGCTCTTACCCTGGTTGCCCCATGAAGAAGAAGGTAGAGAGAGCCTTGGACGGGCAGATCACTGAGATTGTGTACAAGGGGACTCATAATCACCCAAAGCCTCAGTCCACCAGGAGGAACTCAGCTGCTGTAGCTCAAGCAGTCCAGGGTGCTGTGCCTTCTGAAGCTTCTGAGAACTCCTTTGGTGTGCGGTCGGGCATGCCTATTGATTCAGTTCAAACACCGGATGATTCATCAGTGTCTTTTGGCGATGACGAGATTGATATGAGCTCTCAGAAGAGTAACCAGGGTGGAGATGACTTCGACGAAGATGAGCCTGATTCCAAGCGATGGTAAGGTGTCTCAAACTTTTAGATAGTAATTGTACTCGATCAAATTTTAATGCTGTTGAATGTGTCTTAATGTGCCTATGGCTTGTAATTTGCTTCAGGAAGGGAGATGGTGAGACTGAAGGGTTGTCAGCTCCTGGAAATAGAACTGTTAGAGAGCCAAGAGTGGTTGTTCAGACGCAAAGCGACATCGACATCCTTGACGATGGGTATCGCTGGAGGAAGTATGGGCAGAAAGTGGTGAAAGGGAATCCAAATCCAAGGTTAGTTAATGATACTTCCATCCATATTCGTATCAAAACTAAGACTTGCTACAATTATGCTTAATACGAACTTTGTTGATCAATAGGAGTTACTACAAATGCACCACCGTGGGTTGCCCGGTGAGGAAACATGTGGAGAGAGCATCCCATGATATGAGATCAGTTATCACTACCTACGAAGGCAAGCACAACCATGATATCCCTGCAGCTAGAGGAAGTGGCGCGCACCTACTTACCAGGCCTCAGCCAGACAACAATGGCATCGGAATGGCCATTCGCCCGTCAGCCATGGCGAATCACGTCAACCAGATTGCTTCCAGCAACATCTTCAACGGAAGACTCAATGCTGCTGGGAGTTTTGGTTTCTCAGGTTATCAAAATTCAATCAACCCTATCAATCTACAACAATCTGCGCGCATGGGTAACTTTTTCACTGAAACTAAAGAAGAACCAAATGAAGACTTGTCCATCGATTCATTTCTAAATTAAAGTGGTTTTAGGAGATCATGCAGCAAACAAACAACAAACTCAGTAGAACTTGTTCAAAGTGATAGAAGACTGGTTAAATTCGTTCATTGATTCGAGACCTCTAGTCTTGTACTCCTGTACACAGTTTATATGTTGTATTCTTGTCTCAGTATTCATCCTATAATAACAAAGATGTAATCTTATCTAATTTTTTGGGATTAAGCTATTTTCGAGCTACTGTTCTGTCCTCAATTATCATTCTTAGCCTACCCTCTTGTTTTCTGCAAGTGGATAAAGGTGTTAACTTGTCCCACTTTGGGACTTGAAAGGATTTAGTCATAGAGATTGTCAGCTGTAGGTCACTCTTTTGTCACATTATCCTCACCAAGTCAGCAATATCAACTAGACAAGCAATCCACAAATTCAATAATgacaaaaaaaatcaatatttctatTTGAAACATTTAGGCTATTTTTTCATCAAAATAAATTCTTCTGGgtataaaaaaagtaaaaaatattctACTTAGAAAATAGCAAAAAATATAAAGGCTTAATATAATTTGTAAATCAACTTGCGTTGTTAAAAACTGACACAGTTAGTTATAAGGTAACTTATAagttaaatttccatatttttttaaataagaaaaTAGTAATGTTATATTTTGAGTTTTTATAAGCTGGTAATGATCAAATTTCAAACAATTTACATCTATTTTAATGTCTGGTTTTCCATAAGAGATTTTTGCTAATTTGCTTAcacctttaaaatttttaattttaagtagcCGTTGTGCACACGCAACGTATGTGTGAATatgtataaattatataaaataaatattttctgttaagtaattaataatattattcgATACCAGTATAATTTATTCTATAAAATCttaatgaaattatgttattaattatattttaagttATACAGTGAGAATATCTTGAGATACAAAGATAGATAGATTTGATTATGATTTTTCCTGAAGAATCGATGAGATATAGATGAATTAAGATAATGAGAAGATACGATATAGATAGTAGAAATTAGgtttgatccggcggttagaacaagggacccccattctgagatgCCAGTGCCACGCGGGAGTCagaaggccaggtggccgaccggagaaggatgagccgacctcccggccggtcgACCGGTGAACAACCGAGGGCAAAAGTCGTCCcgacaggagtcggggttccgacgctcaatataatagtagcaaagagccgagcgaaaggcctaagagaaggtgatatactgctaaacagtccctacataccaccctaccgaaaatatccccagcatatAGAGGTCAAGGGATGATCGgacggacgtgatgtgagtgccgtccggccggcgcgtaagttaagggctggccggacggactcccCGTCCGGCCGGCCTGCCGGACGCCCTGGCCTGTGATCAGTAAAGAGGGACAAGAACAttttatgacagctgtcaagtcctatggctaggccatacgccaagtctgacaacaaggtgctccgttgtcccatcgaagatgtgcgtggactgtagcagtatggcgtcaggtaagctttctgacagatacATACCGAGGCATGAGCTGCAGACACATAttcgcctcggtggacgtgcaggagctctttcaccgctctatataacgagcctcatacttcgccggaggtacgcgtggaacacctttggagctactttttccaccacttgcttacctgacttgagcgtcggagggtcgccgccgggaaccccttcccggcccgacttctgtgcaggttcaccggagcttcgtgcctccagtcgaagatccacgtcagtagTCGGAGAGCGCCccatgcccagcgtccgttgattcagcagtcggacaggatcaatttggcgccgtctgtgggaacgctcctgcatccgaacggaaacaatggacgaggctggacgacaacacacagtgacgctttcgacggaggaactcgatgctctgatcgagataagggccgccaagcttgtggagcaaaaacagaaagccacagccgagcggccggagcagcaagcaacgtcagcgtcgggtggtcgagcggaagcaccgccagccatcgttgcatttcatcgagccctattccgcacccctgaagccgcagcagctcatagagatcggggatcttcttcggacgaaatgcctagacgagatgatagaaaagggaaagccccccgagcggacgcatcgcccgagaggattaatcgccaattttcagaggcaattctacgagatcctctgccgaagcactacgtgcctccaacgatcggcgagtataatgggacaaccgacccagatgatcatctgggtacgtttgataacacggcaaccctgcatcaatacacaaatggggtaaaatgccgagtttttcttaccactctctcgggatcggctcaacggtggtttcggaggctgccggacggatccatcacaagctttaaggacttccgaacggccttcctccatcattttgcaagtagtcggcgctaccagaaaacgagcgtgagcttgttcgccatcaaacaagaagcccgtgaatcgctccgagcttacatccagcggttcaacaaagtggccatggacatcccaacggccacctcggagaccatgatgaatgccttcacacaaggcctagtggatggggatttcttccgatcgctcattcgaaagccgccccgagactatgatcatatgctacaccgggccaacgaatacatcaacgtggaagaagtgcAAGCAGCCagaaaaaaagaaactccaaccgagcgggctcctcctgccgagcggaaacagcacgccgctcatcagccgcccagaggaccgagagaCGAAggaatccgatccccccatgtcaggtcccacgtgcaagaagtagctaccgcccggcccaagccaaagaagaaatggaccccgatgttctgctccttccaccggacagatacgcacaacaccagggattgtcgaatcttcccttcgtggctcatctcGTGCCCCGGAATGGCagccgacggtctccctcagtcgacaggcgacagagagcACATGAAGCCGATCAGACGCGAAccgataggcgacagcaacagactcccgatcggcatcgttctccaaggcaggagaatcgccgaatgtCACGAGAAaggtctcgaccatccgctcgggaagaagagaatagaagtaatacttcccgaggcgagatcaacatcattgctgacgggccgaccggaggagactctaaccgagcaagaaaggcgagcgtccggcaactccaaatccatgcagtcggctgcagcagaGAGCGGGCgaacggacccgaaatcagtttcggacccggggacttggaaggagttgaagtgccccatgacgacgctctgctcatcaaagcggtaatagccaactacactattcaccgcgtatttgttgacacagggagctcagtcaacatcatattcaagaaggcgttcgatcagctgtaaATTGGtcaagccgagctgctacccatgacaacccccctatacgggttcacgggtaatgaagttcagccggtcggacaggttcggctggctatctcgctgggagaagagccgctcaggaggacgaggacagcaaacttcgtggtggtcgactctccttcgtcctacaacgtcattttgggacgaccggcgctcagtgagttccgagcagccgtctccaccttctaccagaagatcaagttccccgtggaggatagAGTGGGTGAAGTacggggagaccagctggcaactcggcgatgctacattgaaATGGTCCGAGTAGAAGCAAGTTCGGCTCGGAaatcgccccggatcgaggtaaacaccataactgaaaagcctcactctttagtttatgaagaaaaagaggaagtgcagatacacccgacctgatcggaggccacgaccttcatcgcgtttgatctggaggtgaagcagaaagaggagctaatccaatgcctcagaagaaaccatgatgtcttcgtctggtcgacacatgagctgcccggaatttcaccaagtattgcgcagcatgagctccacgtccgaccggacgctcggccagtcaagcagagaaaaagagatttcagcgctgagcagaatgtcatcatccgggcggaggtggagaagcttctggaggccgaccatatacgcgaggtgcagttcccgagccggcgtctataaaccctccgagcggaagaccgtcgagctccgacgttaaatatcgagagacgagccggcgtctataaaccctccgagcggaagatcgtcgagctccgacgttaaatatcgagagacgagccggcgtctataaacgtccgagcggaagaccgtcgagctccgacgttaaatatcgagagacgagccggcgtctataaaccctccgagcggaagaccgtcgagctccgacgttaaatatcgagagacgagccggcgtctataaaccctccgagcggaagaccgtcgagctccgacgttaaatatcgagagacgagccggcgtctataaaccctccaagcggaagaccgtcgagctccgacgttaaatatcgagagacgagccagcgtctataaaccctccgagcggaagaccgtcgagctccgacgttaaatatcgagagacgagccggcgtctataaacgtccgagcggaagaccgtcgagctcctacgttaaatatcgagagacgagccggcgtctataaacgtccgagcggaagaccgtcgagctccgacgttaaatatcgagagacgagacggcgtccataaacgtccgagcggctcgcatttcaaaaatctagcgaaaacccctttgaggtaaggcgcacaacaaaagatggttaattagaattaaaaatgtgagcacgtgaacgggtgacgttcgcgcgccgagcggctgccCAATTGCATGGCGAAAGACGTTATTGAAGGCAAGCGGCTTGAGTCTACGTTAGAgcgtgaagccgagcggaggagttttaaagaacacttaatgtgacgaaagaaaattttcttgccaaaacaaaagttgaaggaacgGAAAAGATAATCTATTTATGCCGAGCACTGGGcaaaccaaaaaagttacagcaaaaaacAAGTTTGGCCGAACGGCAGGGGAacaaaaaagttgatgaaaaacactcctcacgcgtcaaaatcaaaaagtgcatcaggaatggcgcccatcacggtagccagatcctctggggggatggtcagctcggcgggaaggtggcccttggtcttcaagtgatccacagccgccttgatcgcctcttcaaaggtgagggagatcttgtcagtaaatttctccccaaaggcatccgagcggacgaatgccttcctcacttcctcagagcgagccgactccccctcttgatactctttgagtgCGGCCTGGGAGGCATCGTTGGCAGCATGGAGAGCCTTTAAATCCCCTTCAAATTTGagtagatcggccgagcggccctccttctttgtggccagaagggcatccagatccttgatgcgttgctctagccctctgatctccaccttcattcggtccatgtcatcgatggcctggcgcttcctagtggtcgccgtcttgatctccttatctcgttgtttgaccaccgcttcaagccgagcgacctcgctcgccagatcggaagctcatttccgttcggcatccagcaatcttttggccttctccagagcggtcgtcGGTTGACAGTTGTCCCCTGCGGCTttaagttttttcaattcatcctccagctcggccaaccgattgctaatggcaatctgctccacccagttctgcgagcAAAAGCGAACAGGTTAAAAACTAAATCCAAATACACGAACAAAggaaaagagcataccccggtggcctgttgaaggttgctgtcgccgagctgcccgggagtcatcgcgGTTATTCAGcgccgagcatcctcccaagcttttgcaagagggcccgtcaaggtgatctgctgctcggggaccaatggccgatcagcagcagccatgtattcctctgaggggaggcgcaggacggttttaattaaatttgggctgctcggctcgctctgagaagcatcggccttaccggacggcccaccggtggacgaggagggaagctcgcccaaacgcctgatacgacgcagagttcttgaagggctggacggcggcgcctcatagcttgccctcggagagccatgtggggtcggagtACTCTCTAGAGAAATGGTTCCCGATAacatcggagcatccgcgccccgctcgggttgTGACTCATCAAAGGCAATTGATGCAGATGCCGgctctggccgtctgcgcttccgagtgagcaggggaacatcatcggccgaacggccctccacctcggcttgggtagaaggttctgtgccgcccgctacctcgtcgtgagaggtagtagctgctaaggcttcgggggcatcctgagtcccctcacctacTTCGC
Coding sequences:
- the LOC122045007 gene encoding WRKY transcription factor WRKY24-like → MTSSTGSLDASANSTSASAFSFSPTYSSFTDLLAGDGGGVRSTGGDFGGVPKFKSAPPPSLPISRPPVSPSSYFSIPAGLSPAELLDSPVLLSSSHILPSPTTGTFPAQALNSRFSLANSQFGNRLESRSSSDFSFHTNTNPQSYQIPPYQNSLAAISAGKNSELSSMKPSIKVEAVAPTQANSQTSNGSTEIQPSLPIQNQRRLDDGYNWRKYGQKQVKGSENPRSYYKCSYPGCPMKKKVERALDGQITEIVYKGTHNHPKPQSTRRNSAAVAQAVQGAVPSEASENSFGVRSGMPIDSVQTPDDSSVSFGDDEIDMSSQKSNQGGDDFDEDEPDSKRWKGDGETEGLSAPGNRTVREPRVVVQTQSDIDILDDGYRWRKYGQKVVKGNPNPRSYYKCTTVGCPVRKHVERASHDMRSVITTYEGKHNHDIPAARGSGAHLLTRPQPDNNGIGMAIRPSAMANHVNQIASSNIFNGRLNAAGSFGFSGYQNSINPINLQQSARMGNFFTETKEEPNEDLSIDSFLN